The proteins below come from a single Holdemania massiliensis genomic window:
- the cdaA gene encoding diadenylate cyclase CdaA: MVNYYTTIQSILNYTRMFFDILIMWLLLYYTIKIVRNNSRTIQIFKGIVLILIIKAIANVFGLNTVGWIADMFVSWGFIAVIIIFQPEIRSLLEKLGKSNVFSRISTLSGNEKEHLVDELVKAVMILSKDQTGALISLEQSHSLNDYVKTGTPMNSMVTAELLTSIFVTSTPLHDGAVIIQGDRLACASAYFPPTNQELPSRYGARHRAAIGISEITDSVTIVVSEETGNISIAEGGQITTVSKKELRDYLLRVVCNEETVVREKAPKKETRKSYFVIDEPQLVVEKEIETKKNEKGLLNKIAVKKQDGTETAEVQKKPADHKGNLFTGIFNKKKDAETPDRLSELEKEEENIKLPKKKKKKAPSSSMFEEPEILEQQIAAQEAEKQAQAEAVTEKAEERVQPAVTEVLEIKTASSEEETKTKKKTARAKKPKETEDPAETKAKRTKKKSEEEKTTTENENTEAAVKTDAASADITAENQNHSPIDDVKLEFSASEEVSEHSLEEAVNSADQEGSDKHEE; encoded by the coding sequence ATGGTTAATTATTACACTACCATTCAGTCGATCCTAAACTACACCCGGATGTTTTTTGACATCCTGATCATGTGGCTGCTACTTTATTACACAATAAAAATCGTTCGGAATAATTCACGAACGATTCAGATATTTAAGGGAATTGTCCTGATTCTCATCATTAAAGCCATTGCCAATGTCTTTGGGCTCAATACTGTCGGCTGGATTGCCGATATGTTTGTTTCGTGGGGATTTATCGCCGTCATTATCATCTTCCAGCCGGAAATCCGATCCTTATTGGAAAAGCTGGGGAAATCCAATGTTTTCTCACGGATTTCCACGCTTTCTGGAAACGAGAAGGAGCATTTGGTAGATGAATTAGTGAAAGCCGTGATGATTTTGTCAAAGGATCAGACCGGCGCTCTGATCTCTCTGGAACAATCTCATTCGCTGAATGATTATGTCAAAACGGGAACGCCGATGAATTCCATGGTTACCGCAGAACTTTTGACTTCAATTTTCGTTACATCGACGCCGCTGCATGACGGCGCAGTCATCATTCAGGGTGACCGCCTGGCCTGTGCGAGCGCCTATTTCCCGCCGACCAATCAGGAACTGCCGTCGCGTTACGGCGCACGTCACCGGGCAGCGATCGGCATCAGTGAAATTACGGACTCAGTAACGATTGTTGTTTCTGAAGAAACCGGGAATATTTCGATTGCGGAAGGCGGACAAATCACAACCGTCTCGAAGAAGGAACTGCGCGATTATCTGCTGCGTGTTGTCTGCAATGAGGAAACGGTGGTTCGTGAAAAAGCACCGAAGAAGGAAACTCGAAAATCTTATTTTGTTATCGATGAACCGCAGCTGGTTGTAGAGAAAGAAATTGAAACAAAGAAGAATGAAAAAGGCCTGCTGAACAAGATTGCGGTCAAGAAGCAGGACGGTACAGAAACCGCTGAAGTTCAGAAAAAACCTGCGGACCATAAAGGCAATCTGTTTACCGGAATCTTTAATAAAAAGAAGGACGCCGAAACTCCGGATCGGCTGAGCGAGCTTGAAAAAGAAGAAGAAAATATCAAGCTGCCGAAAAAGAAAAAGAAGAAAGCGCCGTCTTCTTCGATGTTTGAGGAACCGGAAATTTTAGAGCAGCAGATCGCTGCTCAGGAAGCAGAAAAGCAGGCGCAGGCCGAGGCCGTCACTGAGAAAGCAGAGGAGCGGGTTCAGCCGGCGGTAACCGAGGTTCTTGAAATTAAAACGGCTTCAAGCGAAGAAGAAACGAAGACCAAGAAGAAAACGGCGCGGGCCAAGAAGCCAAAGGAAACGGAAGATCCTGCCGAAACTAAGGCTAAGCGTACTAAGAAGAAGTCGGAAGAAGAAAAGACGACTACTGAAAATGAAAATACGGAAGCCGCTGTGAAAACAGATGCGGCCTCCGCCGACATCACTGCAGAAAATCAAAATCATTCCCCGATTGATGATGTCAAGCTGGAATTTAGCGCTTCCGAGGAAGTCAGTGAACACTCCCTGGAAGAAGCGGTGAACTCCGCCGATCAGGAAGGAAGTGACAAGCATGAAGAATAA
- a CDS encoding TraB/GumN family protein, translated as MDKQWTTLRTQGKEITLIGTAHVSKVSAQEVKEALEEIHPDSICIELDEDRYQSLLHPGQWEQTDIVQVIKQKKTGFLLANIILSSYQKKIAKKMDISAGAEMLQGIQSAKELNAELVLADRRIQTTFSRIWRKHSFWQKCKLLTSIIFSLFDDEDITEADLEQLKQSDMLESALKEVGDSFPVVAEVLIHERDQYLAAKIAQTQGPKIVAVLGAAHVPGVAAQIESGNLADLKELDSLPPKSIWGKVIGWGIPIAIIVVIVATFLNSHSAGWEQIQSWILWNGTLSALGTLLAGGHVLSILTAFIAAPITSLNPLLAAGWFAGLVEASVRKPKVKDFENLTEDVNTVKGMWKNRVTRILLVVILANVFSSLGTFIGGTDIIKTFLETVFG; from the coding sequence ATGGATAAACAATGGACAACTCTGCGGACGCAGGGAAAAGAAATCACCTTGATCGGCACGGCGCATGTTTCCAAAGTCAGCGCTCAGGAAGTCAAGGAAGCACTGGAGGAAATTCATCCTGACAGCATCTGCATCGAACTGGATGAAGATCGCTACCAGTCGCTGCTGCATCCCGGGCAATGGGAACAAACCGATATCGTACAGGTCATTAAGCAGAAAAAAACAGGATTTCTGCTCGCTAATATTATTCTAAGCTCGTACCAGAAGAAAATTGCCAAAAAAATGGATATCAGCGCGGGAGCGGAAATGCTGCAGGGCATCCAAAGCGCCAAAGAATTAAACGCTGAGCTGGTTCTGGCAGACCGGCGAATTCAAACGACATTTTCGCGGATCTGGCGCAAACACAGCTTCTGGCAGAAATGCAAACTGCTGACCAGCATCATCTTCTCCTTGTTTGATGATGAGGATATTACCGAAGCGGACCTGGAACAGCTCAAGCAAAGTGATATGCTGGAAAGCGCGCTGAAAGAAGTCGGCGACAGCTTCCCGGTTGTGGCTGAAGTACTGATCCATGAACGGGATCAATATCTCGCCGCCAAAATTGCCCAGACTCAGGGGCCCAAAATTGTTGCTGTGCTGGGAGCCGCTCATGTTCCGGGTGTCGCGGCGCAGATCGAAAGCGGAAATCTGGCGGATCTGAAGGAACTGGATTCGTTACCCCCCAAATCGATTTGGGGGAAAGTGATCGGCTGGGGCATTCCGATTGCGATCATCGTTGTGATTGTGGCTACTTTTCTGAATTCGCACAGCGCAGGCTGGGAACAAATTCAGAGCTGGATTCTGTGGAACGGAACATTATCCGCCCTTGGCACGCTCTTGGCCGGCGGTCATGTGCTCTCGATTCTCACGGCCTTCATCGCCGCGCCGATCACCTCGCTCAATCCGTTATTGGCTGCCGGCTGGTTCGCAGGCCTAGTCGAAGCGTCCGTGCGCAAACCGAAAGTCAAGGACTTTGAAAATCTGACCGAGGATGTCAATACGGTAAAAGGCATGTGGAAAAATCGGGTAACACGGATTCTGTTAGTCGTGATCCTTGCCAACGTTTTCAGTTCATTGGGCACCTTCATCGGCGGCACAGACATTATCAAAACTTTCTTGGAAACCGTATTTGGATAA